In Dermacentor silvarum isolate Dsil-2018 chromosome 10, BIME_Dsil_1.4, whole genome shotgun sequence, the genomic stretch AGttatgctcacgactatgacttccacAATCATCCCTTACTTACTTAGTTCCcacttccgaacccatttcagtggttggTTTGTTTCAatttgttttgctgagtcattctcattttcgcCTAGTCAGACAcacgactttgacttctaccatcattctttagtgttttcttcacttggtgcccacgtcagaactcatttcagtggtgtttttagtgttaatatttcCTGCTGAgttagtcatttttgctgagtcatggtcatgacgaCCGCGTGGCAGAGAGCAAATGAGATAACTCCGTCGTGCAATAGGCGCAGGAGGCCCAGCAAGCCAAGGAGGCCCAGGAACCGCAGGAGCCCCAGGAACCGCAGGAGGCCCAGGAATGCCAGGAGGCCCAGGAGGCCATGGAGGTCCTGGGAGCCCAGGATTTCCTGGAGGTGCAAGGCCCAGGAGCGCCGGGGGCCCAAGAGTCGCCGGGGGCGCAGCAGGCGCCGGGGGCGTAGGAGGCACTGGGGGCAGGAGGCTATGGGTCCCCAGGAGGCGTCGGAGGCCAGGAGGCGTCGGAGGCCTAGGCAACGGGGGCCTAGGAGGCGACGGAGGCTCAGGAGGTGACGGTGGCCAAGGAGGCGCCGGAGGCCCAGGAGGCGCCGCAGGCCAAGGAGGCGCCGGAGGCCCAGGAAGCCCCCTGGAAACCCAGGTTACCCCGGACGCCCAGGAGGCCCATGAGGCCCCGGGATTGGAATAAACGTTTAGccgcgacaccaaatgcgtatgttGCGACCGGTTGCAACAGCGACTCTTTCATGTATCCGGAGGTCTTGCGTTACTTTAGcgattttcttcttcttttttttttactggacgCAACAAAAGGTCACCCTTCGCGTTACTTTCGCGGTTTTCTTCTCTTCGTGATGAAGGCAATGAAAAGTtacccctcgcgttacaatcgcggtcgcattacaatcgagtaaatatggtatgtAACTCCCTGTGTACTCCTGGCCGAAATACTGTTTTGGTTAGTGCCGCTATTATCTGCCTTCCATTTCTGTGGCCATTAACATGACCCTTCTCCATTACGACTCTTCATGTTGTATCAGCAGCATCAATTGCATCATGTGTTTCCCTCACTCCAAATTTTTTATAACCAGGTGCTTTTTCAGCTGATATGTTACAACTTCTCTGACCCCTTCTCGCATAGGTCTACCACCGATTCCCCGCATCACGTACAGAGTGTTCTATTCTTTCTCTGCTGCCTTCCCAGCTCCGGCACAAATCCATAAAGTTGCCATACTACTATATGCGTGTTCACCTCGTTCTTCATCCCTCTTACTGTCGTCACAGTTCCTAGATCTGTTTCACTGCATAGGTTCACTGAGCGACTATGGGTCCTCGACTGCTCTCAGTCCTGGTATATCTCCTAAGATCAGGTTCTTCTACGCACCTGGCTATCACAAATCCTGTATAGTTCGGTGTGAATATATAGATCTTAGCCTCCGGGAGGTATCATCGAGCTGTCCACGAACAAACTGGTTTACCAGCCCCGTCATGCTTTTTGGATGTACCAAACTTCTTACTAGCACAGTGTCTGCACCCGTGTCTCTTCATACAGTAGCCTTGTTTCCTTCTTTATCTTCTACCACTGGCATATCTCGCTCTATGCTCTCGACAATGGCTGCACTTACGACCTCTAATCTTTCCTTTATTTCCGACATGCGAGCTTCGCGAGTTTCACTAGGGACTATAATCGTTGACACTCTCGTGGTCTGCGTTCGCATTCCTCAGTTTTGCGTTCGCTCTTGTCACACTATTCACAATATTTTTGTTCACGTTGGTTATCACGTCTCGCACGACAATAAATTAATATCCTGATGACCGGGACGGTCACAGAGGAAACATCTCCGCCGTCCCCGCCCATCCATTTGGGGTTCTCTGTCAGCTCATCTTGCTCTGAATTGGAAGAATCTCTAACAGCCTTTCCTAAATTTCTCAATACCTCGCCTCTACAAACTGGTCTGTTTGCTCTGCCATCTCCTCCACAGTCTGTAGTTTTCTCTCTTCCAGAAATATGACCAAACCAATGCTACATCTGGCAAAGAATTGGTCACCCACAACTTTCTCGTCAACTCGTTCATATGTTTTTTTTCCGTTTCGGACAGCTGTATCCACCTCTCAAAATAGCTTGTCAGACGGCATGCGAACTGCTTTCCCATTTTTAAATCTTCCGTCTTGCGCAGTCTGAACTTTCCTGAAAGCTTCAGTAGTCAACTTGAACCTCTGCAATAAAGTTTTTTGTACTTTGTCATAGTCTAACGATTCTTCTGCTGGCATCCGGCCAAACACCATCAGAGCCTCCCTTACAAAACACAGGCTCAGGGCGCGGGCCCACTTGCTCTTCTCCCAGCATTGACCGACTGCGATCCTCTCAAACCGATGCAAATTAGCATCTAAGTCACCTCTTCGCTCATCGAAAGGTGCCATTAGTATCCTGGGAAAATTTGTCTCGGTCTCGAAGAACTGAGTCGGATTAAGCCGACCTTGATGTGCTGGTCGCTTCACGGGAACCCGCATTCATTTCCGCTAGCTTAATCATTGCTTAGAttctattaaatgcgaagcatttttggTGACATTTGCCACTGTGACAGTAtatattatctatctatctagccgcctacgtcttggtgctctcatggtctatCGTTAACTtagtatttaccaaaattggcatagtatgacatgagtgtatgacgaatacgataggttatgacatgaatgtaatGACGTGTGccatgtgggtcatgaaacagttgcctacgtcttcgtgctctcatggtcgtgtccttaacttggtaggtaccaaaattggcatagtttgacaacagtgtatgacgaactaAATGCTAGGGCATGACAGGAATTTCATGACAGCatgtgatgtaggtcatgaaacatccgcctaaaatgacaatgacccagcgaaaaaggtGGTAGAACCCACacctatgggaatcgatgttatgcaaagcagtgtgcggggagcccatcaagttaaggaaacgaccctGAAAGCACCAAGACTTGGGCGGCTGTTTCAAGACCTACAATacaagcatgtcatgaaattGATTTCATCAGTCCTGGGGAGTCCCTGTGGCTAGGCCTAAGATACCTTAAGGCGAatgccttagtcatgctcatgactatgacttcgaccaccaATCCGACTCAGCTTCTCCGAGACCGAGACAAATTTGCCCCAGGATACTAATGGCACATTTCGATGAGCGAAGAGGTGACCTAGATGCTAATTTGCATCGGTTTGAGAGGATCGCCTTTTCCTTCGCATCCGAACCAATTACTTTTTTtctgagtggtaatctttttttcgctgagtcattgtcattcttgttAAGTCAcggtcatgaatatgacttctaccaccatcctttagtgtttccttcacttagtaaccacgtccgaacccgtttcagcggtgtttgattgttaatctttttcgctttgtcattttcatttttgcgaagtcatgctcatgactatgatttctaccatcatcccttagtgtttaATACTTAGTTCCcacttccgaacccatttcagtggttctctTTTTCAATTTGTTTTGCTGAGACATTCTCATTTTTGCCTAGTCAGACTCACGACTTTGACTACTATCATcattgtttattgttttcttcacttggtacccacgtcagaactcatttcagtggtgttTTTAGTGTTAATGTTTTCCTGCTGAgttagtcatttttgctgagtcatggtatGAGCGCGAGGCAGAGAACAAATGAGATAactccgtcgtgcgaaaggcgcAGGAGGCCCAGCAAGCCAGGAGGCCACGGAGATGCCGGGAGCCCAGGATTCCCTGGAGGCCCAGGAGGTGTCCGGGGCCCAGGAGTCGCCGGGGGCGCAGGAGGCACGGGGGCGCAGGAGGCACCGGGGGCGCAGGAGGCTCCGGGGCCCCAGGAGGCTTCGGAGGCCTAGGAGGCACCGGAGGCCCAGGCAACGGGGGCCCGGAGGCGACGGAGGTTCAGGAGGTGACGGTGGCCAAGGAGCGCTGGAGCCCCAGGCGGCTACGCAGGCCAAGGAGGCGCCGGAGGCCCAGGAAACCCCCCTGGAAGCCAAGGTCACCCCGGACGCCGAGGACGCCCCGGGAGGGGAATAAACGTTTAGccgcgacaccaaatgcgtaagTTGCGACCGGTTGCAAGAGCAACTGTTCCATGCATCCGGTGGTCTTGCTTTACTTTAGCggtttttt encodes the following:
- the LOC119466324 gene encoding uncharacterized protein LOC119466324; this translates as MARDGSFCGLPALAETVILLGCLVSAGGPASQEATEMPGAQDSLEAQEVSGAQESPGAQEARGRRRHRGRRRLRGPRRLRRPRRHRRPRQRGPGGDGGSGGDGGQGALEPQAATQAKEAPEAQETPLEAKVTPDAEDAPGGE